In the Ignavibacteria bacterium genome, one interval contains:
- a CDS encoding cytochrome c, whose protein sequence is MSRLSLNIFLALIFILLVAGTILVKRDFTQRNSELLPGMVNSVPYNTFAPNKNFPDGKTLQLPIDGTLVKGFDKLPYTSSPDDAVRAGNELKNPLPKDSIELVEKGSKQFSIYCAPCHGISGTGDGIIVKKGFPPPPSLFAERALSMKDGQIFHIITYGQGNMPSITSQISSENRWEIILHIRELQEKQSK, encoded by the coding sequence ATGTCAAGATTGTCATTAAACATATTTCTTGCTTTGATTTTTATTCTTCTTGTTGCGGGAACGATTTTAGTGAAAAGAGATTTCACTCAAAGAAATTCAGAATTGCTTCCTGGGATGGTCAACTCGGTTCCTTATAATACTTTTGCACCCAATAAAAATTTTCCCGACGGTAAAACACTTCAATTGCCCATAGATGGAACATTAGTAAAAGGATTTGACAAACTTCCATATACTTCATCGCCCGATGATGCTGTTCGAGCCGGAAATGAACTGAAGAATCCTCTTCCGAAAGACAGCATCGAGCTAGTAGAAAAAGGATCGAAACAATTCTCCATTTATTGTGCTCCCTGTCACGGAATTTCGGGAACAGGGGATGGAATTATTGTAAAGAAGGGATTTCCGCCGCCTCCATCACTATTCGCCGAAAGAGCTTTATCAATGAAAGATGGACAAATATTTCACATCATAACGTATGGTCAGGGAAATATGCCCTCGATTACATCTCAAATCTCCTCTGAAAATAGATGGGAGATAATTCTTCACATCAGAGAACTGCAGGAAAAACAATCGAAAG